From Cotesia glomerata isolate CgM1 linkage group LG3, MPM_Cglom_v2.3, whole genome shotgun sequence:
acaaggcaacctgaataggtgcgccttggcgcaaaacctactgcgccagcgtgttttcgaagataaaattgacgtctgctttatctgcgagcaatatctaaacatcgaaggtaaaacatggttcgcagacgaaacgggcacggcagcaatttggattgtgaacacaaagaacgttaccgtcaacaacagcggaggtggagcaggttttgtctggattcaaacccccacaacctacttcatgagcgtctatctctcacctaacgaagggattagtgtgttccgacagaaactcgcaaatatagaagatgcggtcacaaagttcgacggcgaagttatcgtagcCGGAGATttcaacgctaaatcggctgagtggggtgctgctttctccgacaccagaggaaACGAGGTCACTGACGAcgtggctagactcgacctcatagtgctgaacaccgggagcaccacgacctttagaagaccagggtaccaagaatccatcctcgacatctcattggcgactccaaggactgccaacatgattgaagactggacagtatccgaagaatacagtggcagtgatcaccagtgtgtgacattcaacgttggattggcatttgctccggtttcacaacgcgacGTTTCTAAGCGGAAGTAGAATGCCAAaaggcttgatccagaggcattgcAAGCTTCACTCGCACGAAGCCGGTCTATCCTCCAGAACAACCCGACACCGGATACctgcagcgagacggaaaaggcagtgctaaacacgatgaaggaaattactgccgcatgtgacgcctctatgccgcggctgaAAAACCAGAGCTTccacaggccggcgtactggtggtcagcagacatagcagaacttcCCAAAATATGCCATCAGCTACGTCGCCGAGCAACGAGAACTACGAAATGCTCCCCAAGCcatgtattcaaaagagtacaagcaggccaaaaagacgctAAACCGAGCCATTAAAGCAAGTAAAGCGAAATTGTGGAAAGAGATTTGCAACGATCTCGACAGTGAcctctggggtaaagcctaccaaattgtcgccaaatgacttggaaaggcttcaccagaggcgccgaagtctcctGCCTTGATGGAGAGCATTGTaacggagcttttccccaaacacccaccgcgggagaagaaacactacactaagaatggcgaagtaacacccttcacaactaaggaattacaagacgcggccaagtcactcaaaacaggaaaggcacttggacctgatggcatcccggcatcggtgatcaaaactgtagccctggaatacccagacatactcctgaacacctacaacgcatgcttggcaactggcacgtttcccgtggtctggaaacggcagagattggttctcttagacaaaggtaaggaAACCCtcataacaccttcgtcgtttagaccactctgtatgctggacattgctggaaaactgctcgagaagctcatacaagggagacttcgcaacgacatagaccgtgctggaggttttgccgcAAACCAACACGGCTTCTGGAAAGGACGTTCAACAGTCGGCGCGACCCAGAAAGTCGTAGCGACAGCGAGAGAAGCAtggactggtagcctcaaagtcCGCAAGGTGTGTCTTGTCCTCACGCTAGACATTAGAAATgcctttaacagcgcaaattagAGAGATATTTTGGACGCCCTGGAGCACAGATTTGACGTGGAGCCGGAGAATCTGGCattagtcgacaactaccttgacgagaGAAAGCTGATAGCAGAAACCACGGAAggtccacaagaatacgccataacggctggcgtgccgcaaggctcaataatggggcccgatctatggaacgtggactacgacgagcttctggaaatcccgttgccaaaGCAAGTGGAGGtaacgggctttgcagacgacgtcgcggccacgataatagtagacagcgtagaggaggccgaactactcgttcgggaaaccattgatgctgtcgagacttggctcgataaacacgacctgaaactcgcaaaaCACAAAACCGAGATGGCCGTTCTGACTCgccaaaaatggttcccaaaaccatttgctgtggacatgggaggaataacgctaacgtcaacaagggccctgcgctatctgggggtaatgatagacgagaaactatctttgcgcgaacacctcgatagtgcatgccagaaagccagcaagacggtgtctagcctagcaagaattatgacgaatactatgggaccaagaaccaaaaagagGAGAGTCCTTCTGGAAGCAGTCGattcggtactgctttatggagcggtAATATGGGCAgatatattaaagcagaaaacCTATCGGCGGAAAATGGCAGCAGTGCAGCGTCGAGGCGCTCTCagagttgcctgcgcctaccgcacggtttccgaagcggctgtattggttaTTGCGGGAGctgcgcccatcgacctattagcgttcgagagAGCAAGACTCTACGACGCTAAAATCGGTggcgaaaacatgaaggaggcaagaacgaggataaaaacGGAAACGCAgtaagagtggcaggaccgatggacgtcGGGAGAGACAGGcagatggacagcgcgactgatcccaaacatcaacgtctggctttctcggaaGCACGAGGACACGGACTTCTTTCTGACCCAGCtactgacgggacatgggcagttcaatacCTATctattcaagatgggtttgcacagcacaccaacgtgcaaatactgtccagacaaaattgacaacgccgagcacacgtttttcgagtgtgatcgATGGAAGGACGATAGAATCTGCACCGAAGAAACAATGGGCACCgcgctctcccctgagagcttggtaacctgcatgatcaaaaaagaagaaaactggacagctgtagtagcctacgcgcagcgtctcttgaaagaaaaaatcgcagaaagggattagaaaccagtaATAACAAGAAGCAGGTGTCGTAAGgcacaacatggactggattgaagtaatgctaacgcggtcctgatccagtcttccctgtaacatctATAGGGAAacgagagaggaggatgtttagtcggtattgttgcaaaataatattgtcttctgagtccgacatacccaggcacTAACATGTCCTGGCAACAACACCAAGTTCTGGCATACGTAAACgtattttacctcctctataaaaaaaaccaaaaaaaaaaaacacacacacatatatatatatatatatatatattagggtgctttttttttttgcgactattttttttttcgcttccatcccgaaattttgttggaaatacacccaaaaaaattccctgaaagtttgagcccttaatattaatattaagtactcCTACACAGCGTGTGAAGATTTCCCATTTGAATTATAcgagaactttcattttttttttttaaatttctatagctcAGTGGCATTTCATAGCATCGCTTTGACCATGGAcgggtttttttcaaaattaaatgctctacaaaagtgtCCATTGTCGCGAAGTCGTAACACATACTGGCGGGGTAGTACGGACCGCCAAaccgaattttttatagaattcttgttttttcactcattatctcataaacaacaagacatacagaaaaaatgtaaatgataattttgtaggaaattcaattttctacaaaaaaggtcctcaGCACCAAATCACTAAGATCGATATTTTCTGAGATATTAATCATTGAAGTTTACCTAGCATTGAATTTCCACAAAATGTTGAatcaaatcttaaaaaatattgatttttttctttttaggaGGTACAGGGAGTTCATCCTCAAAATCAGAATATGTTCGTTTCAACCCACTGGAATTTGATGATAGACTACAAAAACTTGCTGGCATCGAATGTTGCGATAATTTCATgcctaaaacaattttttcagaattaaataaataaacccaatcgattcaaatatttttcaaattttatattcagctTCTGTTATCCAGAAGCAAAGATATTCTTTGAATTGAGTTTCCGTCAATTTTccccaataaaaataagacaaaatgatatatatgtgttttaaatttattggttacagagactttaattttttaatagcgtGGGAATTTTCGACtgcaaaaaaatcgaaaacaaattttttttttattcaagtcaaaattgaataaattttgatttatctcACTTATTCAGATTTACTTGATAgaaattttaccaaaaatgatagactaataattagaaaaaaagttatgaatctagaaacaaattttaaaatattgaaaaattatatagaattcaattttcagaaaatgaggttaagaaaattagaattttaatgcgaattaaattttacaagtaagtagaaaaaatatgagtctaaattataagaaattgttttcgattattaaaaaatgattgattgttgagcttgataatttatagttgTATGTGAGAAGAAACTAACCAATTTCGTCTGTATTATTCTCATTATCTTCATTTGTTATCTCCTGTTCAGTGTCAGATTTATTCTGAAAAGTTTCCACCGGCAAGAAATTAGTAACGGGCGAGTGAAGATTGGTTTTCCCCTTTTGACACTCATTCAGAAATTGTTGCTGCTCTTTTGGCAAATTCTTAACCATTGTGGAATTCGAAATATCGAACAATTTATCTAGTTTTTGGTTAAACTTTTCAACATTCTGTTTTTgtgcttttgattttttttccctcTTGTGATGTGTCTTCACTTTTATATATTcggcataaaatttttccaacttcGTAAGACTGTGCTGAGGACGTATAGTTGGAATCTTGAAACTAGCCCGAATAGTATTAGTATCGTTAATAACACTAGTAGCACTATTTcgaatagttaattttaaagactgatgtttatacataaaaaaatttagtaagtcACGATACGAAGGcagcttattattatttatttggctTCTTtcaaatccaattaaataattccaagttttattaccaattttttcactcatttTAATGATGGTTAAAGTCGACCTAACCTCAAATTTAACAAAGTATACATACAACGGCGTCACACTGATCAATGCCCACTAAGCTTTGTTCTTACTCTCGCGGGATTAGTACGCGAAAACAAAGAAAGCGCTGCAATTAAAGGGGAAATTTGTTGAACGCATTCAAGGTCAAGTGAAAGCTCAGTAGTACTAccagagcaagaaaaataaaccGCAATTAATCAGTATCACAATACACAGCAACAAAGAAACATCCTATATTATTCGTAATGATCATacacaatatatttttatctagaatttcattgaaactgaattattaaatgataaattcaaatattatgGGGTGatttaaatgagaaatttatttaaaaataaaaaacttcagaaaaatacaattaaaaattttttacgttaaATTTGTAACTTAATCAAtaagtaattactaattataattatgatacgaataaaaaaatcattattttttaagatttgatTCAACATTTTGTGGAAATTCAATGCTACGTAAACTTCAATGATTAATATCTCAGAAAATATCGATCTTAGTGATTTGGTGctaaggaccttttttgtagagaattgaatttcctacaaaattattatttacattttttctgtatgtcttgttgtttatgagataatgagtgaaaaaacaagaattctataaaaaattcggtTTGGTGGTCCGTACTACCCCGCCAGTATGACTTACGACTTCGCGACAATGGacacttttgtagagcattcaattctgaaaaaaacccgTCCATGGTCAAAGTGATGCTATGAAATGCCACTgagctatagaaatttaaaaaaaaaaaaatgaaagttctcgTATATTTCAAATGGGAAATCTTCACACGCTGTGTAGgagtacttaatattaatattaagggctcaaactttcagggaatttttttgggtgtatttccaacaaaatttcGGGATGGAAACGAAAAAATAGTCGCAAAaaagcaccctaatatatatatatatatatatatatatatatatatatatatatatatatatatatatatatatatatatatatatatatatatagtatatctaatatataaaattctcgtgtcacagttttcgttgccatactcctccgaaacggcttgaccgattttgatgaaattttttgtgcttatccggtatctatgagaatcggccaacatctatttttcatccccctaaatgttaggggtagtccacccctaaatttttttttattttttagacaaaatttttaatttctatttttttatgatacaacatacaaaaatacatacaatcctcaattttcacccttctacgatcaacccttattttttaatagccattttagtaatttaatcatttttcctctccggtcgaaaactgatcaatcgtcatttaattagttatccccgccagatgtctacaggtgtcacttctgacccagtaaacagcacggagtagggatgagaacgaagccggtctcctttctttctcactccctacacagttgtcagccatcattattgtttatgcatcaagtgtagtagtaacgttgacagttattattttgctatctcagtgtaactctcatattaacttttaatcattcctattttatcaataatcaagtgattttataacctcaaaagtactcaacacgtgacacgagcttccaataacaacggattttgtgttgtaagtatacttttttttatttatatcgaaaatgttgttgatcttataaaaatgtaattttaatttaattttattaaaaaaatgtaattgaacaattaagattttcatagtttccaaaaaatcaatcattatgaatctttattttgaaatgtcaatggaaatattggttgtatgaaaaaattataagagacaatgttttcataaaatttaattttttacttttgtttgaaaaatttttccataaaacttatatttttgttataatttcataaattaaaactaatcatttcaaaactgcggcaaaaatcctggccctaattatacttttaacatttttcatcattaaataatttcatgaattctatttatgtatgttttgtacagtgagcaatgccaagaaaacgcaaaggggctgatttgagccgcagtacaagtaaagctcgaaacttgcgaaatagcagatccgaaagaacagaagaacaaatccagcaacaaaatactgatgcacgtgtcagaatggcgcaattgcatcaagaagagccagaagatacacgagctgaacgcaatgaagtcagaagattagaacaacgacaatcacgcTGTTTCACAGTCAATAGACGAAGAACAAATGACCAACAACGAAAACAGGTACATCGAGCATTTATATCTGATTgagaaagatattaaaaactcTGTTGGTCCTTTCAGGTGATTTCAGACAAGCACTTCCAGTCATTCCACGTTCAACATACGCTGATGAGATCAACGCTTGCTTAAAATCATCTCCATTGTggcgtaatgttgaaaaattacagctaaaaataaatatgcgcgttcaaatgcttcaatatccatccgctgaaacattttcaaaacaactCTTAGATATCGGTGATGGAAAAGTTGCTATAGATGAAACTGGATACGTAAAATTACCGACCGATTTCTGCACAATCGCTGATTCGCAAGATActctcattgaacaaatatttcccgatgtaCACACACAGTACATAAATCATGAGtggcttgcagaaagagcGATTTTAGCGGCAAAAAATGTAGACGTTGACaatttaaatctgaagatacaaATGTTGTTGCCAGGGAacttggtatcatataaatctattgatacagtttgcgaCGACAGCGAAGCAGTAAATTTTCCCacagagtttttgaactcactggatttgccaggcatgccaccgcataatttacaattaaaggttggatctccaattatcttgcttcgtaatttgaacccgcCCCGGCTGTGCAACGGTACGCGATtagtcattcaaaaattaatgaaaaacgtgaTCGAAGCCAggattttaaatggcaagttcAGAGGTGAAAATATACTCATACCACGGATTCCTATTATACCTACAGATGTGCTAATTCAATTCAAACGTATTCAGTTTCCGATTAaattggcatttgcaatgaccATCAACAAATCCCAAGGTCAAACGATGTCTGTTTGTGGATTAGATTTGAgaacaccatgtttttcacacggacaattatacgtggcatgctctcgagtgggtaaaccatccagtttgtttgtgttagctaaagatggactaacaaaaaatattgttcacgctatagcattaagagattgatattgtttaatagtgttactgtcgtaattgtttaattaatgatatataattttaaagaataaattataataacttaaaaataagtaagctattttttgtctacactagaaattgctaggaaattatttatatggcaaaacaacgtttgctgggtcagctagtatatatatatatacaatgtcccagaagtaacggacgccattgtagcatctgataaacaaaataattctgagacgaaaagtccctagccatttcttaatcagacgcatagataattaattattaattaaaataacgtccttttatgcgttagagagagagcactagtgtcaagtcaagtgcgttccaacgaagacgcttgcacgtgtgaatgtataagtaaatatgtgtgactacgttagctataaaaactagttagtcatacagttagttctCTTTGTTTGACACATACTTGACTGGACCCtggtgctctctctctaacaaataaagagacgttatttttaattaataattaattatctatacggttaattgaaaaatggctaaggacttttcgtctcagaattatttttttcatcagatgctacaatggcgtccgtgacttttagGACaccctatatatataaatctatatatatatatatatatatatatatatatatatatatatatataggttTCATAGACCGTCAATCAcgcaaaaactactgaacATATTGACATGGGACTAGGACCATTCGACGCGGAATGAATTGTAGATGGTTataggctacttatttttcgaattccatcaatccttcaccattttatttctatttaacttagataaacatttttcccgcccataaaaacaaaagacgagcatttttctttaattcatttaatttttttttttgagaatttagttCCATCTATCATCGCGTGGGCGGATGCGTGGGCAGAAGCATGGGCGGATGCGTGGGTGGAAAATTTcactaattatttcatttaggCATGAAGGgtattacgttttttttttttttttttttgagaatttagttCCATCTACCAACGCGTGGGTGGATGCGTGGGCAGATGCGTGGGCGGATGCGTgagtgtaatatatataagcgaaataggGTTTCTTTGACTAAAGTTGACGTCAAAACTACTGAAGCTATCGGGATGGGACTGCTACCATTCGACGCAGAATTTTCCGTAGATGGTTATGggttacttattttttggatttcATCAAccatttgtcattttttttacgatttacttttacatacattttttcccgctaagaaaaacaaaagactctcattttttattcatttgtttttaatacgattttcttttgtttttattacataaccttgatatttgattgatttaacgtcatttaaaaaaagtttaagaaaaagaagcttattatttttggtgAACTAAGTGtcgaaaatttatgtttatatgCTGATCGTATGTTTGGTTATGataattatctgaaaattgATTGGtttcatgaaataaaatagttagatatctatgaaatctactgaaaatgttgttgtttataaaCTAGAACTTTTTAAAACATGAAACTTCAACCATATCTATTgagatttaataacatttactaaaaatttccttacagCAAACGTCTCTTTAGCAGCGGGAAAAAAGTAATTGCTAGGTTTCCAAAACTTAACATTACATGTAGTAATTCGGTCAacggattaagaattttatatacatattatttttgctgattacataacttataaattgttcttattgccggatcgcgggaatgtatctgattaaaatgaatgcattttccaaacactgggtatgtgaaaaatagatttggctacttatttaaatagaattagtaaaaaacatgctaaatttattttctacaaaatattgatgtcactgagaaaatttttaaataacaaaaaaattctttgcaATTTAAGCTAGACAGATTTCAACTTTACTTATGAGACTTGCAGtgactttaactaaaatttcaatactcatttggaatctgtacaaatcaaaacaatactctaattaaatttcaagtctagatctaaaaatgcaattttataaagcgcccagcgaagcgggcgggtaacagctagtatatatatatatatatatatatatatatatatatatatatatatatatatatatatatatatatatatatatatacatatatatgtacccgggaaaaaaagtttagatctgctctgatcaaatttgatctgaACCGATCAGATTTGATCTGAGCAGATCAGATTTGGTCTAAATTTAGATCTACCCTGGCGGTTTCATGCTTACGGTAAATCCGCGGTGACTCCATAGTGAAAAGATGGTCGATTCACGGTCGTTTCATGTGACGGCTATTTCACTATCTAGTTAGGGTTGTAGTACGGTGAAATCACTGTCGAAAAACAGTATATTCGTTCTATTGCGTCACTAACTACGGATAGTAGATAAATGTTGACTTATCAGCAGTTCTATGGTGAAAAGACCGTTTCTAATTCGTGGAACTTTAGCATTTCTGTTGTCAGTATGGCGTGCTTCTACTGcggaaaaatgattttttcaaagtgaACACCTCATAAACTCATAGTGATATCACTGTGGACCTACTATGGTTCGATGATCGTTCGACCGTCAACTCACGGTAAAATAAACTTCTTTTCACGGTATATACTCGTTCGTTTTCTTCCGGACAAATGATGTAAATGctgttcaattattattttataaacagtGTAGAGTGCTGAACTCTATTGATATTtcacattaaatttagttatttgtagttaattttcagaataaaaaatttttaaataaacgctttaaaaatttcatttacaaattaatattttttcgctcgattaaaaaaaataacacgtCACTTATCACggtgataataaattcaaaagaatCCATGTATATCATCAATGCAAGGCCAcagtttatttcaaataactgttcagaaatatatttaaaaaatgtcagcgTTAAAAGCTGAAAAAACATAATAACTTACAgagtgatgaaaaaaatatttatttttgacacTATTcgacagttaataaatttaataatcacatcaatatttatatgacAAACACAAATGAAGGAAagcttatgaaataaaaattttaattatatgtttTTTTACAGAATCAGGATATTTCAAGATACCATGAAAAACGTCCTTAATTATAatggtataaatataaaagaaaatttcatcaacttttaattaaaaactgccTGCCCCTgtctaaaaatattcattcaaaCTCACTACCATTTAGTAGAcagtcccatggctaagcggtaCAACGCTCGTCATGCTTGCTTGAgactggtgaggcgtgggtATGAGtcccggtgtgagctgaaatttaattttcagtgaacatcaGTGCTCATAACTCACGCCGGGTTGTACAGGCTTAGTAGTGTATCAATGAGTTAGtaattaataagttaaaaaaaaatccgtaaatactacttaaaattattattgtcctaaaaatactaaatttttcattttggaGAATTTTAGCATTTTCAAATGGGATTTTTTATGAGTAGGTTATACAAAGGCGGTCAAAGGAGCGTTATTCGACAAAGGAAGGAACGTGAAACGACGGTGAAACGACAGTGAAACGACGGTGAAACGACTTTGGATTCACTCCTATTTTACTGTGTAACAACAGTGCTTTGACTGTCAAATAActatacatttataaactttttactaTGGTTTCACTCGATAGTTGCcatataaaaatgtcatttgaACCATTTTACCAAGGTCTAATAATCTGATATATACCATATTTTAACAGTAGTGAAATGAAACAAAGTCTCCAATGTTTAACCGTGAAATTACTACTGTAATACTAAGTTCTCACTGTTGACCATAGAGGGAACTACCGACTTTCCATAGTATTTTCACCGTGACCACAAAACCGCCAGGGTAAGTAGATATGGACAGATCTAATTTGATCTGCTTAGATCAAACCAGATCAAGTTTgatcaaaatgaaattgaaaagtaGATATGAATAGATATGTTTTGATCAAACTAGATCCACTCTGATCAAATTAGATCAATCCAGATCAAGTTTGATCGAAatgaaattagaaaattagaTATGAATAGATCTGTTCTGATCAAactagatctgatcagatcaaATTAGATTAATCCAGATcaagtttgatcaaaattaaattaaaaattagatataaaTAGATCTGACTTGATCTATGCAGATCTAATTTAATCTGCATattactagaaatttgaatagcgtgctacgcgcgcgcctaaattttaaccaataatgaatcgtGGCCCGTTTTGTGCGAGTTTTGACCTTTGcctaacttcaagactttcatgtattttaatttaaaggatTACgcgggaaaaaaagtttagatatGATCAGATCAAGTTAGATCAAATCAGATCAAGCTTGATGAATATATGTCATCATAAAGGTGATATGAATAGATCTAATTAGACCTGCTCTGATCAGAGCAGATCTACTTAGGTACgactttttatactttatattCTAATAAATAGCTCTTACAAATGCACTAACTTTGatcacgtttttttttatttaatacaaattataaccggatgttattatttcaatataaactttgagtatttttctttacaatcaCGTGCATGAAACCTGgtgttaagtaatttatttatttgtaattaatcatcaaaatttttgaagatcaagaattttcaattttaaaaaatttataactcagaAACTATCAACTTAcggcaaattttataaaagtaattttcatcttaaaattgcctaaaatattgaaaaaaaaatatccgatctcaaaaaaattatttctcaaataattgtttaaactaATGGCTATAAACAATAGATGGCCCGAGATTTCGCAAAAATGACTGTGATATTCGGTTTCAGCGGGTTAAAATACATAGAGTAAGCATATTTTGTACACCGACctcaaaattttacgaaaagatAATACAGCGCCTACACTATTATCTGAAGAGTAAATCAGTAAGTTACTTCTAGTAGCTGAATGGTACGCTCTGGGACTGACATGCAGGAGGAACCAGGTTCGAATCCTCAACATCgcaaattgtttttcaacGATAATTCGACTTCAAATCAcggaaaattgatata
This genomic window contains:
- the LOC123260603 gene encoding uncharacterized protein LOC123260603 gives rise to the protein MSEKIGNKTWNYLIGFERSQINNNKLPSYRDLLNFFMYKHQSLKLTIRNSATSVINDTNTIRASFKIPTIRPQHSLTKLEKFYAEYIKVKTHHKREKKSKAQKQNVEKFNQKLDKLFDISNSTMVKNLPKEQQQFLNECQKGKTNLHSPVTNFLPVETFQNKSDTEQEITNEDNENNTDEIGMKLSQHSMPASFCSLSSNSSGLKRTYSDFEDELPVPPKKKKINIF